From Terriglobales bacterium, a single genomic window includes:
- a CDS encoding family 43 glycosylhydrolase, translating into MAVLNNFAPDLLHGDDGLPASPRFPLKYGPVNTAIDVDGNAIDAHEAHLAYFEGQYWMYGREWGCGTMSFNHDRPEDATRNNQPECGIVSLSSPDLVRWHVADRDYIPLVDGKQVGDQKPQVVWSAPRHRYLMWFVGPHGYYIAQSTSPGGPWGDVIKPTGKYLSHDLDIMVEADGSAYVASDVMADIVNGVPNWDVWVQKLNPDLTGTTGEAVRVMSHVSFEGIGFFEHEGYWYLVGGHTCPNCPSTTIS; encoded by the coding sequence GTGGCAGTCCTGAACAACTTTGCGCCGGATCTGCTTCACGGGGACGACGGCTTACCAGCGAGTCCACGTTTTCCTCTCAAGTATGGTCCGGTAAATACCGCGATCGACGTTGACGGTAACGCAATCGATGCGCATGAGGCCCATCTTGCGTACTTTGAAGGCCAGTACTGGATGTATGGACGCGAGTGGGGTTGCGGCACGATGTCGTTCAACCATGACCGGCCGGAGGATGCGACTCGCAACAATCAACCCGAGTGCGGAATCGTGTCTTTGTCGTCGCCTGATCTGGTGCGGTGGCACGTCGCCGACCGCGACTATATCCCCTTGGTCGACGGTAAGCAGGTCGGCGACCAAAAGCCGCAGGTGGTATGGAGCGCGCCGCGGCACCGATACCTGATGTGGTTTGTCGGACCGCATGGCTATTACATTGCGCAGTCCACCTCGCCGGGGGGTCCATGGGGCGACGTAATTAAGCCGACTGGTAAGTACCTGAGTCATGACCTGGATATCATGGTCGAAGCCGATGGGTCGGCCTATGTCGCAAGTGATGTGATGGCGGACATAGTGAATGGCGTCCCCAACTGGGACGTGTGGGTGCAGAAGCTGAATCCGGACCTGACCGGAACCACCGGCGAAGCGGTGCGTGTGATGTCGCACGTCAGCTTCGAGGGCATTGGGTTTTTCGAGCACGAAGGATATTGGTACCTGGTGGGCGGCCATACCTGCCCCAACTGTCCGTCGACGACGATCTCT